Genomic window (Primulina eburnea isolate SZY01 chromosome 8, ASM2296580v1, whole genome shotgun sequence):
ATCGGATCTCTCCCGTAGAACCACTGTCTGCCATTTCCAACTAAATCTCATCTCCATATTGGCCCATTTCAGCATGACATTGCCTAACGTTCGGAGTTAGTCGACTTCTAAAATGAGATCAAGTTCACCCAATTAAAACAAATACCCTTCGATTTGTATCTGGCAAAGACCCAAATCGATTACCACATCTTTACACAACCCTTGACATGCTATGCAGCACCCATCGCTCAGAGACACGCCAAATCGCATCTTCTCATCCACGTTAATTCCCAAATCAGCGATCAAGCTTCTCCAGATGAAGTTGTGGCTCACACCACTGTCAACCATTGCCATCACTTCTCGCCCTGCCACCTTCACTTTCATTTTCAACGTCTACTGTTGATTAATTCCGCTGACAGAATACAATGGTAACTCCAATGTATTGTACTCAGTAACATAGGCTTCCTGCCACGCTTCAACCTCACTTTCTTGACAGCCAATTTCCTCCTCAGCTACCCCCTGTTCTAACTCGCCTTCTTCCCCATCTTCATCGGCCAGAATGGTCACCCTTAAACTTTTATTCACGCATCGATGCAGCGGGTGATATGGCTTCCACCATTTAAAGCGCAATCCCTTCTCCCTCCTATGCAAGTACTCTTTGCGTGATACTATTCAACCCACACGATTCTTCTATGCCGGAACTCTAGTTATTCCGCCACTGTTCCCACCAAGATTTGATCGCATTCCCCCCCTAGGCCTGTGCTGGTAcccctctcttggactcatcgtTTTTGTGATAACACGCGATTGTGGGTTACCATAGTAGCGATCTTTACCAAGGGAGTGGGCCTGATTAGCTCAGCCCATATTCATGGGCCCTCTCTGTTCAGGACCCAGGCCAAGCCCAGGTCGACTTCTGCCATGAACCATGAGAGGCCTATGCTAGTAcgcctctcttggactcatcgtTTTTGTGATAACACGCGATTGTGGGTTACCATAGTGGCGATCCTTATAAAGGGAGTTGGCCTGATTAGCCTAGCCCCTATTCACTGGGCCCTCTCTGTTCAGGACCCAGGCCAAGCCTAGATCGACTTCTGCCATGAACCATCACCTTCCCAAACAACTCCACTTCCAATACCCTCGCTAACATCATCACGCGATCCACCTGTTCTAGGATTATGAACGATCATTCGCCGATGAATCTCCTCTCGCGACCCACTCATAAAATATCCCAGATATCGATCTTCTTGAACGTCACCAATATACGCGACCAACACCTCAAAGTGTTCGATATAGGTGTCGATCGGTTGTTGACCTTGTTTCAGCTATGCCATAAGCTCAAAAGGGTTAGCATCGTACCCACCACGCCTCTTAATTAATTCTTAAGCAAGCCGATCCCAGTTCATGTTGGGAATCCTCACCTTCATCCAGCGAAACCAATGGATGGTGGATCCCTGCATACAAATGTAAGCCAATTTGAGCCTACATCCGAACGAGGTGTCATGAACGTCAAAATATTGTTCCACCTTCCCCAGCCAGCCCATCGGATCTTCTTCTTCAAAAACAGGTAGCTCAATACTCATTAATGCCCTTCTTATCTCTTATGTGACTATTTCTCGATCTCCTCCATCGTTGGTCGCCGCATTCTCCTCCTTTCCTTGTCTGTCAGGACCTTCTTCTAGCGCCTCTTCATATTGATTGTTGGTAACTGTCACTCCTCCATGTGCCTTGATTCAAGAGCATCAGGTCACTGAAGCCTCCGAGAGTTTGATTGAGTTTATCTAGCATGCCTTGCACCTGTAGCATACTCTCCTGCAACCCATTCATCGATTGTTCCATTGTTTCAAACTTCGCATCATTTCGTGTGCTGGCCATCGTCGTCGATCGTGCCTCGAATCCGACAGGTCGGACCAATGTTACGTCTCACTCGATGATATGCAATTCAAATATAGAAGAAAGATCAATCACGATAATGGAATATTGCATTAACTGAAAATAAGGAACCCGAGTATAATTGCTTTGTACGATTCTCCCTTTCGTTAGCAAGATGCTAGTATTCACTCAACAAGAATGTAACTGAATACTCTCTCATACAAACTAACTGTTATTTTTATCCATCTCCCTCTTCACGTGTTTTTCCTTTAGTTCTCCTGGCATACATTTTTACTATCTTGGGCTTCTCATTGTCAAACATGTCTGGCCCTCTGAATTTAATGTTCCTGGCCCAATGGATAAAATTTCTCATATTTGGATATGGATTCATAACAATAATGTATTGAAAACGGATATAGGACATCTAAAAACGATGATGGACAATATGGTAATTTGCTGGCTACATTATGCATCTCTCAGCGTTCTACCAAACTGGTACGAAAGTTAATAAAAGAAAGAATGAATGAAAGAAAAAGCTAAATCCTCGATTAGAAAAGATTTATGATAATCTATTATGCACATTGTGTGGAGAAACAGTTCCATACCTTATGGTCAAAGGAGGTGTTAATTGTATAATAGAATCATGGGTGGGTTTTGCAAGAATTCCTCTCTTTGAGCTTAAGGCATACGTCATACGCATTTACTGGGGACATGGCTGCGTTGTTAAGCTCCACGGCATTGAACAGGCCTTTTCCTCGTACTTCTTTTATAAGATCGGGAAATTGCTGTTGAACCTTCACAAGTTGTTCCCTAAGCTCCTGTCCCAGTTGGGCAGATCTAAtagaaattgaaatatttgactGCTTCAAGGACCATGTGAGAATAATATTAGagtgtataaaaaaaaattaaacaatcaTCTACATTCCACCTAAGTGTCTAAGTCCTTATCCAACGCAAAAAGCCGTGTAGCATATGCAAGACCcagaaatatttaaaaattaataatatcatTGTTTTCTTCACCATACCAAAGCTCCGTGCAAAGTCATTTCAAAGATCAAGGCAAACATTTGATACCTTTCAGCAAGTTTCTCGTCTTTTAGCACATCCAGCGATGCAATTGCAACTGCACTGGCCAATGGATTCCCTCCAAAGGTGCTGCACATTACCTCAATAGCAAGTTACCAATTTAGATTTTCAATATGCATAATTAGGATATAAAGACCAGAATGTTGATAGTCTATGCAACACCTTGTCAAAACAATTGGAATAAACGATTCTAAAAAATCCCTCGTGTTACCAGTAAGGGTATGGTGAAATGCACAACAATTTTGATTTCCTTGGTTATAGGAAACAATTGTCTCTTATGTATTTGAATCTTATGGAGTAGCATGCTCCAGAATTTGGCATGGTTTAATCTAACATTATGTTTaggagaaataaaataaataaaaggggGCCAATTTATGTGCGAGAGTTACAAACCTTCCATGCTCTCCAGGCTGAATGCAGAGCATAACATCTTTGTCTGCAAGAACTACACTGACAGGAAACATTCCACCGCCCAAGGCTTTTCCTAGTATCTTAACAAGGCAACAATCAAAGGTGTCATTTCGAAGCATGGAAGTGAATCGTGTATATCAAGTTATTGAGAATGCAATGCAGCCTGGTATTCTGAATGtgaataattaaattcaatGACGACAAAAATGTAAACCATGATAATATGGATGATCACGATAGTTCGAAAAAGTACCCATTCAGAACTAAAAAAAATTCCCATAATGCATTTTTATCTGGGAATGCACACCCACTTGAAACTGAACTTTCCCAATCAAGAGACAATTATTCAATAGAAGACCATGAGATCTGTTGCTTTAAACATATATGCAAGGTAGGACTAACTTCCCAAAAAATTTGTCAATGCTTGCGGAATTGAAAAGGTCTCCACTTTAATAATTTTTTCTGAGAGATAGCAAGGGTAATGGCATTTTTTTTCCTAAAGAATCAGGGTTTCTAACTAAATGAATATTTGGtaaatatgaattttttgtGTGTTTACTGTACataaaatccaagaatcaaactAAAGCCCTTACGACAACATCCGGGTGGACATTCTCCCAATCACACGCAAGCATTCTCCCAGAACGAGCTAAGCCACTTTGTATTTCATCAGCAATCATTAGAACATTATATTTTGAGCAAAGATCTCTAACAGCATGTAGGTAACCATCAGGAGGAATTATAACCTAGGGAAAAAAGAAGAATCTCATCAAAACCTCATAATCAATTTAACGAAAAGAGATtctaaaaggaaaaagaaaatcaaataTAACCATATTAACAGGGATCTCCCTAAGTTTTTGTAAACATCACTAGCAGGATTTTGAAAAGTAGGCTTTGTGTCTCTCATTCTACATTTCATATGGTATTTATGCAATAGAAGACCATGAACATTGTTAGCCTTCATTAAGAATCACTTATCACAAATTATACTATGAAAACTATATAACTTGTGCTCTCGTATATTATCCATCCAAAGGAGTCAGTCAATTCTGGGAGATACATACCCCTGCCTCCCCTTGGATAGGTTCAAAGAGAAAACCTGCTACGCGATCTCCTttctctgaaaatcataagaaATTATGAGTTAAATAGCTTACATATGAAAAAATTAAACTCTAGTTGTCCTAGTAGATAGAACAAATGCAAACGAATATCTCTAACGAGTAATAGCTTCCGATATTTGAGTCTTTTTCCCGAGATCATTGCACATGCTAAAAAGTCAGCAGACCTTTAAATATATTCTCAACTGCAACTTCATCACCAAAATCAACTTTGACATGGCCTGGCAACAAAGGCCAAAACCCACGAGTTGCTTCGTTATCACAGCTCATAGAAATAACAGCTAATGTGCGCCCATGAAAGCAGCCACAGCATGAAACAATGATGGCCTACCATGAAGAAAggataaaaacaaaatattagTTTCTAGAAACTAATAGCAGATCTGTACACAAAGAAAATCGTGGATTATTCAATCAACCCTGGAAACATATGTCCTGTTCAAGTATAAGCAATATCAAAAGTTCCTTACCTCCTCTCTTGGAATTTTTTTCTTGAGATAACCCCATTTCCTGGCCAACTTCAATGCTGTTTCGACACCTTCAGCACCTGTGTTCATCGGCAGCACCATATCATATCCAAACATGCTGGTCAGATGTTCGGAAAATACTGGAAATTGGTCATTATAAAAGGCTCTTGAACTGAGCGTAAGCCTTTCAGCCTGTTCTACCAATGTTTTCAAGATCTTGGGATGGCAATGACCCTGCAGCAAAAGTCTTCAGTTAATGAATTTACCTTCAATTCATGTATTTTGAAGTCCCGTATAAAAATCTATGGCAGAATAAACAATTAAAACAACAAAGCCCTTCTCCGCCTCCTCGGGGAACTCTATTGGCTAAAAGGTGAATTCTGTTAGCACAATGAGGTTGTGGGAATCGCAAGAAGCATTTCAGCTATAACTacaagaattaaaaaaaaaattaatcacagAAAATTAGATCATTTTGGTCTGTACTTTAATAACAAGGAACTAAGTATTATAGCATGTTGCATTACCAAAAGATAAACTTAAGCTTTGAATAACTAAGAATCAAACACCCAATATTTTCCTGTCTCATACCTGGTTAACAGCAGAATAAGCCGAGAGGAAGTCAACATATTTATTGCCTTCAGGGTCCCAAATATATGATCCTTTGGCTTGCGAAAAGACAACGGGAATAGGGTGATAACTGCAACAAAAGAAAAGAGTCAACGGACTTCCTTTTTCTGATAACCAGAATGTGATGATCTCATAAAGCAAGCATAAAGCCTTCCCCGTTGTGGTcaagaatttaaatttttttcagtTTCAACATATTCAACttggataaaaaaataaaggaGATAAACATCTTGTGTTTGAGAATCAACCGAGAGAAAGCGTTTTAGCAACACAAATGA
Coding sequences:
- the LOC140838687 gene encoding LOW QUALITY PROTEIN: ornithine aminotransferase, mitochondrial-like (The sequence of the model RefSeq protein was modified relative to this genomic sequence to represent the inferred CDS: inserted 2 bases in 1 codon) yields the protein MAFRKTLRYVLAGVQGERHVRSFSALPEGSGASAQSSQHLIHLEGQYSAHNYHPIPVVFSQAKGSYIWDPEGNKYVDFLSAYSAVNQGHCHPKILKTLVEQAERLTLSSRAFYNDQFPVFSEHLTSMFGYDMVLPMNTGAEGVETALKLARKWGYLKKKIPREEAIIVSCCGCFHGRTLAVISMSCDNEATRGFWPLLPGHVKVDFGDEVAVENIFKEKGDRVAGFLFEPIQGEAGVIIPPDGYLHAVRDLCSKYNVLMIADEIQSGLARSGRMLACDWENVHPDVVILGKALGGGMFPVSVVLADKDVMLCIQPGEHGSTFGGNPLASAVAIASLDVLKDEKLAERSAQLGQELREQLVKVQQQFPDLIKEVRGKGLFNAVELNNAAMSPVNAYDVCLKLKXRGILAKPTHDSIIQLTPPLTISRDELQEASNALQNVLLDLPKMQKAKPDEKNISHSASYVCDRCGRNIYGSSQS